CACATCCGGCATGACCACCGCCAACAACTACTATGTCAAATCCTGTCTTCATGTCTAATCTACAATCACTTAGACGATTTACAGTTCCTCGCGGTGATCAGAGTTTCACGTGAAACAGATGCTATTTTCCTATGCAGAAACTTGAGAAAATCTTGTCGAGGATATCGTCAGGTGTGATCTTCCCAATGATTCCCTCGATATGTCCGACCGCAAGTTTGAGATCAAACGCCACGAATTCATGACTTTTACTCTCTGATAGAGACGTCCGAGCTGTCTGCAACTGCTCGCCAGCCTTCTCGAGAGCAGATTTGTGCCGGTCTGATGCTACCCTGACTTCGTCTTTCTCAGGAAGTCTCCCATTTGGAAAAGTCGAACTCAGTATTGCGTTTTTGAGTTTGTCAATCCCTTCCCCGGTCAAGGCGGAAATATACAAAACATCGTCCGGAAGAGAAGCCTTTATTGCCTGCAGAGCGAAGTTGTCTATCAAATCTGTCTTGTTGACTGCGAGGATCATTCCAGCAGAGACGGTTATATTCATCATCTCGTGAGCGATTGCAGGAAGATCATCTTCTGTGCAATCGATCAAGCCAATGATTACACCTGCACTCACCATCTGCTGCCTGCTTCGTGCAACACCAGCTATCTCGACCGGGTCGGATGTATCACGAATTCCGGCAGTGTCGATCAACTCGACCGGCAACCCTCCAATATTCACAAACTCTGAGATGGTATCTCTCGTTGTACCGGGGGTGGAAGTCACAATCGCCCGATCATGATCCAGCAGATAGTTGAAGAGTGAAGACTTGCCTGAGTTGGGCGGACCGACAATCGGAACCACGAGGCCATCCTTCAGAATTCTGCCGGTTTCGAATGTCGCCAGCATAGCCCTGATATCGATATCTGCGCTCTGCATAGCCTCAGTGACCTGTGCAAGATGTGCAGGATTTATATCCTCCTCCGGAAAATCGGTATACGCTTCAAGAATCGACAATGCCTTTATTAGATTGTCTCGCAATGTATTAACGCGTTTAGACAGATTGCCTTCAAGCTGCGACATCGCCACTTGGTGGCTCGATTCAGTGCGCGCGGATATCAGATCAGCGACAGCCTCAGCCTGCGACAAATCGAGCCTGCCATTGAGGTATGCTCTCAGTGTGAATTCGCCCGGCTTCGCATGTTCAACGCCATTTCTGACGAGCAGCTCAACAAGTTTGGATGATATGTATGGGCTGCCGTGAGTCGATATCTCGACCGTATCTTCGCAGGTATAAGAGTGAGGAGCGCACATGACGACCGCTACAACGTCATCAAGCGTCTCTCCTGTCGATGGATCAATGATAGTCCCATGGTGCGCAGTGTGCGACGGAGACTCGATTAAGCTCTGGTGGCCGTGAAAGAGGGTGTCAGCTACCTGCCGCGCTTCAGGTCCGGATATTCTGACGATATGTATCCCACCTCTGCCGATCGGAGTCGATACAGCGGCAATGGTAGTCTCACTTCTTCCGCTTGGGAGTCTGTTTGGCATCAGTCAC
This portion of the Candidatus Zixiibacteriota bacterium genome encodes:
- the mnmE gene encoding tRNA uridine-5-carboxymethylaminomethyl(34) synthesis GTPase MnmE, giving the protein MPNRLPSGRSETTIAAVSTPIGRGGIHIVRISGPEARQVADTLFHGHQSLIESPSHTAHHGTIIDPSTGETLDDVVAVVMCAPHSYTCEDTVEISTHGSPYISSKLVELLVRNGVEHAKPGEFTLRAYLNGRLDLSQAEAVADLISARTESSHQVAMSQLEGNLSKRVNTLRDNLIKALSILEAYTDFPEEDINPAHLAQVTEAMQSADIDIRAMLATFETGRILKDGLVVPIVGPPNSGKSSLFNYLLDHDRAIVTSTPGTTRDTISEFVNIGGLPVELIDTAGIRDTSDPVEIAGVARSRQQMVSAGVIIGLIDCTEDDLPAIAHEMMNITVSAGMILAVNKTDLIDNFALQAIKASLPDDVLYISALTGEGIDKLKNAILSSTFPNGRLPEKDEVRVASDRHKSALEKAGEQLQTARTSLSESKSHEFVAFDLKLAVGHIEGIIGKITPDDILDKIFSSFCIGK